A single region of the Kocuria rosea genome encodes:
- a CDS encoding M56 family metallopeptidase encodes MISASIALAAFALALAWPVPILLSHAKWPTCAPATALVLWQAVALAGGLSMLGALLTFGLTPFGPDLVTGGISFAASFLGDQPWVPAGPMHILALSGAVLLGGHLLLNLIVTIVRAERDRRRHAQLVLLLSTPLPEAPGTRLLDNPAPIAYCLPGAFTTMTVLSAGLLSLLDENELDAVIEHEKAHATQRHDIVLMLFRAWRASLPWFPIADRAHREVGLLVEMLADDSARRSVDDRTLARAVVLVSTGGFAAPSHRFQGTWTGTAPTEDARHRILRLEATPLPTGQKATVIGAAAALISVPTILLLAPGLTNLFD; translated from the coding sequence GTGATCAGCGCCTCGATCGCCCTCGCGGCATTTGCCCTCGCCCTGGCCTGGCCCGTCCCAATCCTTCTCTCGCACGCCAAGTGGCCGACCTGCGCCCCCGCCACCGCACTGGTGCTCTGGCAGGCCGTCGCCCTGGCCGGCGGGCTGTCGATGCTCGGGGCCTTGCTCACCTTCGGCCTGACCCCTTTTGGGCCGGACCTGGTCACGGGCGGCATCAGCTTCGCCGCCAGCTTCTTGGGAGATCAGCCATGGGTGCCCGCAGGCCCGATGCACATCCTCGCGCTGTCCGGAGCAGTTCTGCTCGGCGGGCATCTGCTGCTGAACCTGATCGTCACGATTGTGCGCGCCGAACGCGATCGTCGGCGCCATGCCCAGCTGGTCCTGCTCCTGAGCACACCGCTGCCCGAGGCCCCCGGCACCCGGCTCCTCGACAACCCCGCCCCGATCGCCTACTGCCTCCCCGGGGCGTTCACCACGATGACCGTCCTCTCTGCCGGACTGCTGTCACTGCTCGATGAAAACGAGCTGGACGCGGTGATCGAGCACGAGAAGGCGCATGCCACCCAACGCCATGACATCGTGCTCATGCTATTCCGCGCCTGGAGGGCTTCCCTGCCCTGGTTCCCCATCGCCGACCGCGCCCACCGCGAAGTCGGGCTCCTCGTCGAGATGCTCGCCGACGACAGCGCCCGCCGGAGCGTCGACGACCGTACCCTCGCCCGAGCCGTCGTCCTTGTCAGCACCGGTGGATTCGCTGCTCCCTCGCACCGCTTCCAAGGCACCTGGACAGGAACGGCCCCTACCGAGGATGCTCGTCATCGCATCCTGCGGCTGGAGGCCACACCCCTGCCGACGGGGCAAAAAGCAACAGTCATCGGCGCAGCCGCTGCGCTCATCTCCGTGCCCACCATCTTGTTGCTCGCCCCCGGCCTCACCAACCTGTTCGACTGA
- a CDS encoding cytochrome c oxidase assembly protein, translating into MSHDHGMFGWTLFRYVTALAFGLGAVGYAAGWWASRHRGRWPIHRAVLWYTGLFCAGVGLVGPIAEAARTSFPAHMVGHLLLGMVAPLCLVLSAPVTLALRALPVVQARALSWALRTALVRALTHPVVAVVLNVGGLWALYTTDLYGMMHTSVWLYALVHAHVFLAGYLFTAAMVGIDPNPHRSSFALRTAALIGFLTAHSILAKWLYGHPPAGVDFADARIGAQIMYYGGDAVDVTLIVVFCAQWYTATRPRGIPLTDTHAPR; encoded by the coding sequence ATGAGTCACGACCACGGCATGTTCGGTTGGACTTTGTTCAGATACGTCACAGCCCTGGCGTTCGGTCTGGGCGCGGTCGGCTACGCCGCGGGATGGTGGGCGTCCCGCCACCGGGGGCGCTGGCCGATCCACCGCGCCGTGCTGTGGTACACCGGGCTCTTCTGCGCCGGGGTCGGGCTGGTGGGCCCGATCGCTGAAGCCGCCCGCACGAGCTTTCCCGCCCACATGGTCGGGCACCTGCTCTTGGGCATGGTCGCGCCACTGTGTCTGGTGCTCAGTGCCCCGGTCACTCTTGCTCTGCGTGCTTTGCCTGTGGTTCAGGCCCGCGCGCTCTCCTGGGCCCTGCGCACCGCTCTCGTGCGGGCTCTGACCCATCCGGTGGTCGCGGTGGTGCTCAACGTCGGGGGCCTGTGGGCGCTTTACACCACCGATCTGTACGGCATGATGCACACCTCGGTGTGGTTGTATGCGCTCGTCCACGCCCACGTCTTCCTGGCCGGCTATCTTTTCACCGCCGCGATGGTGGGGATTGACCCGAACCCGCACCGGAGCTCCTTCGCCCTGCGGACCGCAGCGCTCATTGGGTTTCTCACAGCCCATTCGATCTTGGCCAAGTGGCTTTACGGCCACCCGCCCGCCGGCGTTGACTTCGCCGACGCGCGAATCGGGGCGCAGATCATGTATTACGGTGGGGACGCCGTGGACGTCACCTTGATCGTTGTTTTCTGCGCCCAGTGGTACACCGCCACCCGCCCCCGTGGAATACCCCTGACAGACACCCATGCACCGCGCTGA
- a CDS encoding response regulator transcription factor, translating to MTDPLTGRVLVVDDEVDLAELVAEYLRKAGLDVEVRHDGTDAVAAVREYAPDVLVLDLGLPGIDGIEVCRQVRTFSDCHVLMLTARDDEVDKIVGLSVGADDYVTKPFSPRELVARVQAMLRRARTRPAPTPPPAGRAQELVIGDLVVDEAAREVRVGGESVALTRIEFDLLAALATHTQMVLSRRQLVEIVWDTRWTGDEHLVDVHIGRIRKKLGDEAASPKFIHTIRGIGFRMGTGE from the coding sequence ATGACGGATCCGCTCACCGGGCGTGTTCTGGTGGTCGACGATGAGGTCGACCTGGCGGAACTGGTCGCGGAATATCTGCGCAAGGCGGGCCTGGACGTCGAGGTGCGCCACGACGGCACGGACGCGGTGGCCGCGGTGCGGGAGTACGCCCCGGACGTCCTCGTGCTGGATCTGGGGCTACCGGGAATCGACGGGATCGAGGTGTGCCGTCAGGTGCGGACCTTCTCCGACTGCCACGTGCTGATGCTCACCGCCCGCGACGACGAGGTCGACAAGATCGTGGGCCTGTCGGTGGGAGCCGACGACTACGTGACCAAGCCGTTCAGCCCGCGCGAGCTCGTGGCCCGGGTCCAGGCCATGCTGCGCCGGGCCCGCACCCGCCCCGCGCCCACCCCGCCGCCGGCGGGGCGGGCCCAGGAGCTGGTGATCGGGGACCTGGTGGTGGACGAGGCCGCCCGGGAGGTCCGCGTGGGCGGGGAGTCGGTGGCACTGACCCGGATCGAGTTCGATCTGCTGGCCGCCCTGGCGACGCACACGCAGATGGTGCTCTCGCGCCGGCAGCTGGTGGAGATCGTCTGGGACACGCGCTGGACCGGGGACGAACACCTGGTGGACGTGCACATCGGGCGGATCCGCAAGAAGCTCGGCGATGAGGCCGCCAGCCCGAAGTTCATCCATACGATCCGCGGGATCGGTTTCCGGATGGGCACCGGAGAATGA
- the cydD gene encoding thiol reductant ABC exporter subunit CydD — MKRPPLGPGGSATVFTLSLLGALKALALIGMAEALARGIVGVIAHDTAAWQRALLVGIGAGLLRAGTTWATQVVAVRAAGRAKRGLRRELATGLMAGGGHDVGATTTVGTIGLDALDDYYARVLPSVTAAAAVPLLVGARILAADWVSALIIVLTVPLIPVFMALIGLHSQDKAGESSAVLQRLSHHLVELARGLPVLVGLGRIEEQAAALRDVSEQHRHTTMVTLRTAFLSALVLELIATLSVAVVAVFVGVRLVYGDLDLLVGLVALILAPECFAPFRDLGAAFHASQDGMAALHRSREIVAESPAPDIRRTTPPESNPATINPRPDTPADQAPLVRISGVVVRYPGRASPAVSGLDAEIFGGTITSVEGPSGSGKSTLLGVLAGTIEAQKGTIHGIDPAAVAWVPQHIHTVGETVLDEIQLYAHDTASAHHALARVGLTGLAEADPNQLSPGELRRLGLARGLARITAGARLLLLDEPTAHLDPANAHRIRNLIDNLRGTTTVILASHETEITALADQTVLLGQPASPRGEGAHRRPGTTAPEEPPVPDRQGEASNSSLAETSGGALGELGAFIASTRWRVLGAAALGTASALFAAALTTLSGWLIVRASEQPGIMYLMVAIVGVRFFGIGRAVLRYAERLATHDAVLSATTELRSRIWAGLAARGLASRALATGGAALEHLVEAADRVRDLAPRVLLPPMAGAGTALGAVVTVTVLCPSAVPTLLVAVFGGLLAGPAAALLADRSAARHLTVVRSKVIRRFAAMAAASSELRANDRTEDMLARLDDLEQRADTSTRSSAWARGLGEAVVVLACSLSSVLMLATTAEALAAGTISTPVVAGLVLLPLGLIDPLLGVVDAVQQWSALAQSLRKVHAVTSTTTRHERPQPPAGLVPAQVQELTLADLAVTWPQAPAPAFRHLQATVRRGQWLVVEGPSGSGKSTLLATLLGHLPAAEGSWQVNGSDSTTFDARQLRRCFAWCPQEAHLFDSTIRGNLLLARGKDDRPTDEDMYEVLTRVGLGPFLDSLPRGLDTPVGPSGGELSGGQRQRVAVARALLTRADVMLLDEPTAHLDAPAADSLISDLRSALSDRIVVLVTHHAEQRAGADVHLRLPGVHQHRPPQPRDHAQARNGDRSLTRVL; from the coding sequence ATGAAACGTCCCCCACTGGGCCCCGGCGGCTCTGCAACAGTCTTTACCCTCAGCCTCCTAGGAGCGCTCAAGGCTCTGGCCCTGATCGGCATGGCCGAAGCCCTGGCTCGCGGCATCGTCGGGGTCATCGCTCATGACACGGCGGCCTGGCAACGGGCTCTGCTGGTCGGGATCGGCGCCGGGTTGCTGCGTGCCGGAACCACCTGGGCCACCCAGGTCGTCGCCGTCCGCGCCGCCGGTCGGGCGAAGCGGGGGCTGCGCCGAGAACTCGCCACCGGCCTCATGGCCGGTGGTGGCCACGACGTCGGCGCCACGACCACCGTGGGCACCATCGGCCTCGACGCCCTCGACGACTACTACGCGCGCGTGCTGCCCTCGGTCACCGCCGCCGCCGCCGTGCCTCTGCTGGTCGGGGCGAGGATTCTGGCCGCCGACTGGGTCAGCGCCCTCATCATCGTGCTCACCGTGCCCCTGATCCCGGTGTTCATGGCACTGATCGGACTGCACTCCCAGGACAAGGCCGGGGAGTCTTCCGCCGTTCTTCAACGGCTCTCCCACCACCTGGTCGAACTCGCCCGTGGACTGCCCGTCCTCGTGGGCCTGGGGCGGATCGAGGAGCAGGCTGCGGCGTTGCGCGATGTCTCCGAGCAGCACCGGCACACGACCATGGTGACGCTGCGCACCGCTTTCCTCTCCGCGCTGGTGCTCGAGCTGATCGCCACGCTCTCGGTCGCCGTCGTGGCGGTGTTCGTCGGCGTGCGTCTCGTTTACGGTGACCTCGACCTCCTGGTGGGGCTCGTTGCCCTCATCCTCGCCCCTGAATGCTTCGCCCCCTTCCGCGACCTCGGCGCAGCCTTCCACGCCTCCCAGGACGGCATGGCAGCCCTGCATCGCTCCCGGGAGATCGTCGCCGAGTCCCCGGCCCCCGACATCCGCAGAACGACGCCGCCGGAATCGAACCCCGCAACGATCAACCCCCGGCCGGACACTCCGGCGGACCAGGCACCCCTGGTGCGGATCAGCGGCGTGGTCGTGCGCTACCCAGGACGGGCCTCCCCAGCAGTATCCGGTCTCGACGCCGAAATTTTCGGCGGAACCATCACCAGCGTCGAAGGCCCCAGCGGCAGCGGCAAATCCACCCTGCTCGGGGTCCTCGCCGGAACCATCGAAGCCCAAAAAGGAACCATCCACGGGATCGACCCGGCTGCAGTGGCCTGGGTGCCTCAGCACATCCACACCGTCGGCGAAACCGTCCTCGACGAGATCCAGCTCTACGCCCACGACACCGCCTCCGCCCACCACGCCCTCGCGCGAGTCGGACTGACCGGGCTGGCCGAGGCGGACCCGAACCAACTCAGTCCCGGGGAGCTGCGCCGCCTGGGCCTGGCCCGGGGCCTGGCCCGCATCACCGCCGGGGCCAGGCTGCTGCTCCTCGACGAGCCCACCGCCCACCTCGATCCCGCCAACGCGCACCGCATCAGAAACCTCATCGACAACCTGCGCGGCACCACAACCGTGATCCTGGCTTCCCACGAAACCGAGATCACTGCCCTCGCCGATCAGACAGTGCTCCTGGGGCAGCCCGCCAGCCCCCGCGGGGAGGGGGCGCACCGCCGGCCAGGAACCACCGCCCCGGAGGAGCCGCCGGTGCCCGATCGCCAGGGCGAGGCGTCCAATTCTTCACTCGCCGAGACCTCCGGTGGTGCGTTGGGCGAGCTCGGGGCGTTCATCGCCTCCACTCGCTGGCGCGTGCTGGGGGCCGCGGCCCTGGGGACGGCCTCAGCCCTGTTCGCCGCCGCCCTCACCACGCTGTCGGGCTGGCTGATCGTGCGCGCCAGCGAGCAACCGGGAATCATGTACCTGATGGTCGCCATCGTCGGCGTCCGCTTCTTCGGCATCGGCCGTGCCGTGCTGCGCTACGCCGAGCGACTGGCCACCCACGATGCCGTCCTGTCCGCCACCACCGAGCTCAGGTCCCGGATCTGGGCCGGGCTAGCCGCCCGCGGCCTGGCCTCCCGGGCCCTGGCCACCGGTGGGGCGGCGCTGGAGCACCTGGTCGAGGCCGCAGACCGGGTCCGTGACCTGGCACCAAGGGTCCTGCTGCCACCGATGGCCGGGGCCGGCACCGCCCTGGGGGCTGTCGTCACCGTCACGGTCCTGTGTCCCAGCGCGGTGCCCACGCTCCTGGTCGCCGTTTTCGGCGGGCTGCTCGCCGGGCCCGCCGCGGCGCTGCTGGCCGATCGCTCGGCGGCCCGCCACCTCACCGTCGTTCGCTCCAAAGTGATCCGCCGCTTCGCCGCGATGGCCGCCGCCTCCAGTGAGCTGCGCGCCAACGATCGAACCGAGGACATGCTCGCCCGGCTGGACGACCTCGAGCAGCGCGCGGACACGTCGACCCGCTCCAGTGCCTGGGCGCGGGGCCTGGGCGAGGCCGTCGTGGTGCTGGCCTGTTCTCTTTCCTCCGTGCTGATGCTGGCTACCACCGCCGAAGCCCTGGCGGCGGGCACGATTTCCACACCGGTCGTCGCCGGACTCGTGCTGCTGCCTCTGGGCCTGATCGACCCGCTGCTCGGCGTGGTCGATGCGGTACAGCAGTGGTCCGCGCTGGCCCAGTCACTGCGCAAGGTCCATGCCGTCACCTCCACAACCACCCGTCACGAGCGACCTCAGCCCCCCGCCGGGCTGGTTCCGGCTCAGGTCCAAGAGCTGACGCTGGCCGACCTGGCCGTCACCTGGCCCCAGGCGCCGGCCCCGGCATTCCGCCACCTCCAGGCCACCGTGCGACGCGGCCAGTGGCTCGTCGTTGAAGGTCCCTCCGGCTCAGGCAAGTCCACCCTGCTGGCGACCCTCCTCGGCCACTTGCCCGCCGCGGAGGGCTCATGGCAGGTCAACGGCTCCGACAGCACCACCTTCGACGCCCGGCAGCTGCGGCGGTGCTTCGCCTGGTGCCCCCAGGAGGCACATCTGTTCGACTCCACCATCCGCGGCAACCTCCTGCTCGCCCGGGGTAAAGACGATCGGCCCACCGATGAGGACATGTACGAGGTCCTCACCCGTGTGGGCCTGGGCCCCTTCCTGGACAGCCTTCCCCGGGGCTTGGACACACCAGTTGGGCCCAGCGGCGGGGAGCTCTCCGGGGGGCAACGTCAACGCGTCGCCGTGGCCAGGGCACTGCTCACCCGCGCCGACGTCATGCTCCTCGACGAACCCACCGCTCACCTCGACGCACCAGCTGCCGACTCGCTGATCTCCGACCTGCGCTCAGCACTGTCCGACCGCATCGTCGTGCTCGTGACCCACCACGCCGAACAACGTGCTGGAGCAGACGTCCACCTCCGCCTACCAGGGGTGCACCAGCACCGCCCACCGCAACCCAGGGACCATGCGCAGGCCAGAAACGGCGACCGGTCACTGACGCGTGTTCTCTGA
- a CDS encoding M23 family metallopeptidase, whose protein sequence is MSALAAFSALVALSVAVSSGVTPGAGEERGAAFGASAGSSTSSERSDSGWSLFASGQERQHPPAAPLRQNRSTSPVRDGATGNGSWRQGTGPGDGDRNAASTVRPGRHAPRLYSGELPVNTLIAPTTPGAVLTGGTFGWRIAPDRGDREFHNGTDVSAAAGLPVVAAAEGEVTAVFWDVWGGNRVEVTHADGLRTTYNHLQDVRVATGDRLTASEQLGSVGATGTRVTGPNLHLETWVDGQAVDPQSFDWVDGLRVIPASRSKYSLEVPVPALPEDETAAKKKAASGEETADQKKVAQRKAAEQKAAATKKVTKEPQPTAEPSAPAKPSPTPTPAPPAAQKPTAPQTKPVKPAKPAPAATPPGPLTAPSKPAPPKPAPPKPAPPPSAPPPSAPPPSAPPPSAPPPSADTGKEKDLLPGVAPRVPDTRRDTDRDGTLDIEDTDLDGDGIDNEADDNLDGDKFVDEVDPDMDGDGLLNEGDPDIDGDGILNDKEEGPIRPARVTSGKPTPETGEPSAPAGITAPARGNRNAGTSPATSAVQAR, encoded by the coding sequence GTGAGCGCCCTCGCCGCGTTCTCGGCCCTCGTGGCGCTGAGCGTGGCCGTCAGCTCGGGCGTCACTCCGGGGGCCGGCGAAGAACGAGGGGCTGCCTTCGGGGCGTCGGCGGGTTCCTCGACGTCCTCGGAGCGGTCGGACAGCGGGTGGAGCCTCTTCGCGTCAGGTCAGGAGCGGCAGCACCCCCCGGCGGCACCGCTGCGGCAAAACCGTTCCACCTCGCCCGTCCGTGACGGCGCCACGGGCAACGGCTCCTGGCGCCAAGGCACCGGCCCGGGCGACGGCGACCGGAACGCGGCCTCGACGGTGCGCCCGGGGCGGCACGCACCGAGGCTGTACTCGGGCGAGCTTCCCGTCAACACCCTCATCGCCCCCACCACTCCCGGGGCCGTCCTGACCGGGGGCACCTTCGGGTGGCGGATCGCCCCCGATCGCGGCGACCGCGAGTTCCATAACGGCACCGACGTTTCCGCCGCCGCAGGGCTGCCGGTCGTGGCGGCCGCCGAGGGCGAGGTGACGGCCGTGTTCTGGGACGTCTGGGGCGGCAACCGTGTGGAGGTCACCCACGCGGACGGACTGAGAACCACCTACAACCACCTCCAGGACGTCAGGGTGGCCACCGGTGACCGGCTGACCGCGTCCGAGCAGCTCGGTTCCGTCGGTGCCACCGGAACCCGGGTCACGGGACCAAACCTGCACCTCGAGACCTGGGTCGACGGGCAGGCCGTGGACCCCCAGTCCTTCGACTGGGTCGACGGCCTCCGCGTCATTCCCGCCTCCCGCAGCAAGTACTCCTTGGAGGTGCCCGTGCCGGCTCTCCCGGAGGACGAGACCGCCGCCAAGAAAAAGGCCGCCTCAGGCGAAGAGACTGCCGATCAGAAGAAGGTCGCCCAAAGGAAGGCTGCCGAGCAGAAGGCCGCTGCGACCAAGAAGGTCACGAAGGAGCCACAGCCCACGGCCGAGCCTTCCGCTCCTGCAAAACCCAGCCCCACACCGACTCCTGCACCGCCAGCAGCGCAAAAGCCCACGGCCCCCCAGACCAAGCCGGTAAAGCCCGCCAAACCAGCACCTGCTGCGACCCCGCCCGGGCCCCTAACGGCACCGTCCAAGCCGGCACCGCCCAAACCGGCACCGCCCAAACCCGCGCCGCCACCATCCGCGCCGCCACCATCCGCGCCGCCACCATCCGCGCCGCCACCATCCGCGCCGCCACCGTCCGCGGACACTGGGAAAGAGAAGGATCTCCTGCCCGGGGTGGCGCCCCGGGTTCCGGACACCAGACGGGACACCGATCGCGACGGCACCCTCGATATTGAAGACACCGACCTCGACGGGGACGGCATCGACAACGAGGCTGACGACAACCTCGACGGCGATAAGTTCGTCGATGAGGTTGATCCGGACATGGATGGGGACGGCCTGCTCAATGAAGGAGACCCGGACATTGACGGGGACGGCATCCTCAATGACAAGGAAGAGGGGCCCATACGCCCGGCACGAGTGACGTCCGGCAAACCAACCCCCGAGACTGGCGAGCCGAGCGCTCCGGCAGGAATCACGGCCCCTGCCCGGGGAAATCGGAATGCCGGCACCTCGCCGGCCACCAGTGCAGTGCAGGCACGCTGA
- the cydB gene encoding cytochrome d ubiquinol oxidase subunit II → MELLPTLWFIAIAVLWTGFILLDGFDLGVGMLMLTSTRDERQRRQMLNTIGPVWDGNEVWLITAAAGLFAAFPDWYASLFSALYVPFVFVLVGLIFRAVSIEYRGKVHSDRWRRWVDRALGMGSFLVAFGLGAALALTTTGLPLNANGDRVGGAFAWLTPYALLGGLALVGFCLVHAAAFLGLKTEGPVRVRARRFLLRFGPAALVPLTVWVLAVQVLHDTAWTWPLVGVAVVAALFGWTSARLGREGRAFAGSAALLFCGLTSIFANVYPVVLPSTIDPAHHLTVANASSSDYTLGVMTVVAAIGLPAVLLAQGWSYWVFRRRLTTGHLPAPHPVLPAVAPKLATGTPREGVPGRGADGNRQA, encoded by the coding sequence ATGGAACTGCTTCCCACTCTCTGGTTCATCGCCATCGCGGTGCTGTGGACCGGGTTCATCCTCCTGGACGGCTTCGACCTGGGCGTGGGGATGCTCATGCTTACCAGTACCCGCGATGAGCGCCAGCGCCGGCAGATGCTCAATACCATCGGCCCGGTGTGGGACGGCAACGAGGTGTGGCTGATCACTGCAGCCGCCGGGCTCTTCGCCGCCTTCCCCGACTGGTACGCCTCCTTGTTCTCTGCCCTGTACGTCCCCTTCGTGTTCGTCCTGGTCGGGCTGATTTTCCGGGCGGTGTCCATCGAGTACCGCGGGAAGGTCCACAGCGACCGGTGGCGGCGGTGGGTGGACCGGGCCTTGGGGATGGGGTCGTTCCTGGTCGCCTTCGGGCTAGGTGCTGCCTTGGCTTTGACCACTACGGGTCTGCCGCTGAACGCTAACGGCGACCGCGTCGGCGGGGCCTTCGCCTGGCTCACGCCCTACGCGCTGCTCGGGGGGCTGGCGCTGGTCGGGTTCTGCCTCGTGCACGCCGCGGCCTTCCTGGGACTGAAGACCGAGGGCCCGGTCCGGGTGCGTGCCCGCCGGTTCCTCCTCCGCTTCGGTCCGGCTGCGCTGGTGCCGCTCACCGTGTGGGTGTTGGCCGTTCAAGTGCTCCACGACACGGCCTGGACCTGGCCCCTGGTCGGTGTCGCGGTCGTCGCCGCGCTCTTCGGGTGGACCAGCGCCCGCCTGGGCCGGGAAGGCCGCGCCTTCGCCGGTTCCGCCGCACTGCTGTTCTGCGGTCTTACCTCAATCTTCGCCAACGTCTACCCCGTGGTCCTGCCCTCCACGATCGACCCCGCCCACCACCTGACGGTGGCCAATGCCTCCAGCAGCGACTACACCCTGGGGGTCATGACCGTCGTGGCGGCCATCGGCTTGCCCGCGGTGCTGCTCGCTCAGGGCTGGAGCTACTGGGTGTTCCGCCGGCGCCTGACCACCGGCCATCTTCCCGCCCCCCACCCCGTCCTTCCCGCCGTTGCCCCGAAACTCGCCACGGGCACCCCACGTGAGGGTGTGCCGGGGAGAGGCGCGGACGGGAACAGGCAGGCATGA
- a CDS encoding BlaI/MecI/CopY family transcriptional regulator — translation MEILWQADTPLSAYDLQDQLPLATDSGRPRAATTVLTVLSRLERKGFVTRERTFRPHRYLPAASREEHMASLMHEVLGTANDRAAVLERFVGGVSSEEAQTLRRLLDDH, via the coding sequence ATGGAGATCCTCTGGCAGGCGGACACCCCCCTGTCGGCTTACGACCTTCAGGACCAGCTCCCCCTAGCCACCGACAGCGGCCGCCCCCGCGCCGCCACCACCGTGCTCACCGTCCTGTCCCGCCTGGAGCGCAAAGGCTTCGTCACACGGGAACGCACCTTCCGCCCCCACCGCTACTTACCTGCGGCCTCCCGGGAGGAGCACATGGCCTCCCTCATGCACGAGGTCCTCGGAACAGCCAACGACCGGGCCGCCGTACTCGAACGCTTCGTCGGGGGCGTCAGTTCCGAGGAAGCACAAACGCTGCGGCGCCTCCTCGACGACCACTGA
- a CDS encoding cytochrome ubiquinol oxidase subunit I, whose amino-acid sequence MDPLEIARWQFGITTVYHFVMVPLTLGLGLLVALMQTMWVRTGNGRWLRMTKFWGKLYLINFIMGVATGLVQEFQFGMAWSEYSRFVGDVFGAPLAMEGLLAFFFESTFLGLWIFGWDRLPKKLHLATLWTAVLGSVVSAFFIIVANSWMQHPVGVEMVDGRPVMNDVWAVLTNNTALVAYSHTLAGAVAVGAAFLIGVSWYQLWQRRRDNIDTVDDSGAVVVGERADIPGRDRVDHAVWLSSLRIGAVVAAVAFGGVAATGDLQGKLMFEQQPLKMAAAEAACHDGTSFSVLAVGPLGAQDCDQVTNVIEIPGLLSFLAHGDFDTEVKGVNTLIPQYEAAYGTHLPEDPMYGQRAGQKIDYLPLMEVTYWGFRLMIGFGMLAAGFAALALWITRKGTVPASKPLMWVAVASILAPFGANIAGWVFTEMGRQPFVVVPNPNPSGVDGVYMYTAAAVSPGVSGEEILFSLVTLGLIYAVLLVVETMLLVRYVRGGVASAMPELAHHEDDPAHPEGMTGRRDDVLAFAY is encoded by the coding sequence ATGGATCCGTTGGAGATCGCCCGGTGGCAGTTCGGGATCACCACCGTCTACCACTTCGTGATGGTCCCGCTCACGCTCGGGCTGGGTCTGCTGGTGGCGCTCATGCAGACGATGTGGGTGCGTACCGGCAACGGGCGTTGGCTGCGGATGACGAAGTTCTGGGGCAAGCTCTACCTGATCAACTTCATCATGGGCGTGGCCACCGGGTTGGTGCAGGAGTTCCAGTTCGGGATGGCCTGGAGCGAGTACTCCCGCTTCGTCGGCGATGTCTTCGGGGCACCGTTGGCGATGGAGGGCCTGCTCGCCTTCTTCTTCGAGTCCACCTTCCTGGGCCTGTGGATCTTCGGCTGGGATCGCCTGCCCAAGAAGCTGCACCTGGCCACGCTATGGACCGCGGTGCTGGGCTCCGTGGTTTCGGCCTTTTTCATCATCGTCGCCAACTCCTGGATGCAGCACCCGGTGGGCGTGGAGATGGTGGACGGCCGCCCTGTGATGAACGACGTGTGGGCGGTGCTGACCAATAACACGGCCCTGGTGGCCTACTCCCACACTCTGGCCGGAGCGGTGGCAGTGGGCGCGGCGTTCCTGATTGGGGTTTCCTGGTACCAGCTGTGGCAGCGCCGCCGGGACAACATCGACACCGTCGACGATTCCGGTGCCGTGGTTGTGGGGGAGCGGGCCGATATTCCCGGGCGGGACCGGGTCGACCACGCGGTGTGGCTGTCCAGTCTGCGCATCGGTGCGGTGGTCGCCGCCGTCGCCTTCGGCGGGGTCGCCGCCACCGGGGACCTGCAGGGCAAGCTGATGTTCGAGCAGCAACCGCTGAAGATGGCTGCCGCTGAGGCGGCCTGCCACGATGGCACCAGCTTTTCGGTGCTGGCGGTGGGCCCGCTGGGAGCCCAGGACTGTGACCAGGTGACCAACGTCATCGAGATCCCGGGCCTGTTGTCGTTTCTGGCCCACGGGGACTTTGACACCGAAGTCAAGGGCGTGAACACCCTCATCCCACAGTACGAGGCCGCCTACGGCACCCACCTGCCTGAGGACCCCATGTACGGGCAACGGGCCGGCCAGAAGATCGACTACCTGCCCCTGATGGAGGTCACCTACTGGGGGTTCCGCCTGATGATCGGCTTCGGCATGCTCGCCGCGGGGTTCGCGGCGCTGGCGCTGTGGATCACACGGAAGGGCACCGTCCCGGCTTCCAAGCCCTTGATGTGGGTGGCGGTGGCCTCCATCCTGGCACCCTTCGGGGCCAACATTGCCGGGTGGGTGTTCACCGAGATGGGGCGGCAACCGTTCGTGGTCGTCCCGAATCCCAACCCCAGTGGTGTGGACGGGGTGTACATGTACACCGCCGCTGCCGTCTCCCCGGGAGTCAGCGGGGAGGAGATCCTTTTCTCCCTGGTCACCCTCGGGCTGATCTACGCGGTCCTGCTGGTGGTGGAGACGATGCTGCTCGTGCGCTACGTGCGCGGCGGGGTCGCCTCGGCCATGCCCGAGCTCGCCCACCACGAAGATGACCCCGCCCATCCCGAGGGCATGACCGGTCGGCGCGATGACGTGCTGGCCTTCGCCTACTGA